In Paenibacillus sp. J23TS9, a single genomic region encodes these proteins:
- a CDS encoding carbohydrate ABC transporter permease: MPVARVLQKSALTVVLGVIAVMLLFPIVITFTNSLMTEKEINMNYGPIGQMNEAAAGKANPFVNLKLLPDKVSLEQYGKLLLDNPKYLTMFWNSVLMVVPIISGQTFVAALAAYAFSKLKFRGRDPLFLIYVLTMLMPFQVTLVPNYIMADQLGILNSPNAIILPGIFAAFGVFMLRQFMLDIPYAYIEAAKIDGAGHLRIFFKIIIPMIKPGLAALIILLFVDYWNMVEQPLIFLDDAFKQPLSVFLSRINAGERGMAFAASMLYMAPMVMLFLYAESYFIEGVQLSGIKG, from the coding sequence TTGCCGGTTGCCAGAGTATTGCAAAAAAGTGCGTTAACGGTCGTCCTGGGCGTTATTGCGGTCATGCTGTTATTCCCAATTGTGATCACATTCACAAATTCACTGATGACAGAAAAGGAAATCAATATGAATTATGGGCCAATCGGACAGATGAACGAAGCGGCTGCAGGCAAAGCAAATCCTTTTGTGAATTTAAAATTGCTGCCGGATAAAGTTTCCTTGGAGCAGTATGGCAAGTTGCTTCTGGACAACCCTAAATACCTGACGATGTTCTGGAATTCCGTATTGATGGTGGTGCCGATCATCTCTGGCCAGACCTTCGTCGCAGCACTGGCTGCATATGCGTTCTCCAAGTTGAAATTTCGCGGCAGGGATCCGTTATTTCTAATCTACGTCTTGACGATGCTCATGCCGTTCCAGGTAACACTGGTACCGAATTATATCATGGCGGATCAGCTTGGAATACTGAATAGTCCGAATGCGATTATATTGCCTGGAATTTTCGCAGCTTTCGGCGTGTTTATGCTCAGGCAGTTCATGCTGGATATTCCTTATGCCTACATCGAAGCGGCCAAAATCGATGGAGCTGGACACTTAAGAATATTCTTCAAAATTATTATTCCGATGATCAAGCCCGGACTGGCTGCATTGATTATTTTATTGTTCGTCGATTATTGGAATATGGTGGAGCAGCCGTTGATTTTTCTGGACGATGCGTTCAAGCAACCGCTATCGGTTTTTTTATCCAGGATCAATGCTGGTGAGCGGGGAATGGCTTTCGCTGCTTCCATGCTTTATATGGCTCCGATGGTCATGTTGTTTCTGTATGCGGAGTCGTATTTCATCGAAGGCGTTCAATTGTCCGGCATCAAAGGTTGA
- a CDS encoding ABC transporter substrate-binding protein, with amino-acid sequence MIKKKWLFMLFMGALMTATTACGTGGSGKVESKEKQTTKGGKTVLTLSIQESNPFYQALEKKFEAKYPNIDLQIKSYKNMGEKWEPNDYEKYKKTTNTAILSGKGTDIIEVGNLPINEYVSKQVLLNMNDYLEQDKTLNKSDVQMGVLNAMKLNGGIYTVPSGFSLRAFIGDGDVLKNTDVKIDEKNWSWKDFGEISKKLMQRAGKGNKDQRYALANNPPDVILQEMIVESYTQFVDIAAKKANFDSPAFVELMQQIKKMFDEKIATSAPADIGNQLFYSAVITSPADLIDGPHSFFDNPKLLLRPHDGQATGGMRIIPSTQFAIQVKSPAKDEAWKFMTFLLSEEAQSLQDRAGFSLLKSVNEKMLNDIQEKVKSGAYKLPNGNTAKVSDEEFTQFKQLINSADQYASLDGKVIYIVGEESISFFSGQKSAEEVAKLIQNRTTIYLNE; translated from the coding sequence ATGATAAAGAAAAAGTGGCTTTTTATGTTATTTATGGGTGCATTAATGACAGCGACGACAGCATGCGGAACCGGAGGCAGCGGAAAAGTCGAAAGTAAAGAAAAGCAGACAACCAAAGGCGGGAAAACCGTTCTCACCTTATCTATACAAGAATCAAACCCATTCTATCAGGCATTAGAGAAAAAATTTGAAGCTAAATACCCAAATATCGACCTGCAGATCAAATCCTATAAGAACATGGGAGAAAAGTGGGAACCCAATGATTATGAGAAATACAAAAAAACGACGAATACTGCCATATTGTCAGGGAAAGGGACGGATATTATCGAAGTAGGCAATTTACCTATCAATGAATACGTAAGCAAACAGGTTCTTCTGAACATGAACGATTACTTGGAACAAGACAAAACACTGAACAAGAGCGATGTACAAATGGGCGTATTGAATGCTATGAAGTTAAATGGTGGTATCTACACGGTTCCTTCGGGATTTTCCTTGAGAGCTTTCATTGGCGATGGGGATGTTCTTAAGAACACTGATGTGAAGATCGATGAAAAGAACTGGTCTTGGAAGGATTTTGGAGAAATTTCGAAAAAACTCATGCAAAGGGCCGGGAAGGGCAATAAGGATCAGCGCTATGCCTTAGCGAACAATCCGCCGGATGTGATCCTTCAGGAAATGATTGTGGAAAGTTACACACAGTTCGTTGACATTGCCGCAAAAAAGGCAAATTTCGACTCCCCCGCATTCGTGGAACTAATGCAGCAAATCAAAAAAATGTTTGATGAAAAAATCGCGACTTCGGCTCCAGCGGATATTGGTAACCAATTATTTTATTCTGCAGTGATAACATCTCCAGCAGATTTAATCGATGGCCCGCATTCGTTTTTTGATAATCCGAAACTGCTTCTAAGGCCGCATGATGGACAAGCCACAGGCGGTATGAGGATCATCCCGTCAACTCAGTTCGCAATACAAGTCAAATCTCCGGCTAAAGATGAAGCGTGGAAATTCATGACCTTCTTATTATCGGAAGAAGCGCAATCACTGCAGGACAGAGCAGGATTTTCGCTTTTGAAATCTGTCAACGAGAAGATGTTGAACGACATTCAGGAAAAAGTTAAAAGCGGCGCATACAAGCTTCCTAATGGAAATACAGCCAAGGTATCCGACGAAGAATTTACGCAGTTTAAACAACTTATTAATTCCGCGGATCAATACGCGAGTCTGGATGGTAAAGTGATTTACATTGTAGGAGAAGAGTCTATTTCATTTTTTAGCGGACAGAAATCTGCGGAAGAAGTGGCCAAGCTTATTCAGAACCGGACGACAATTTATTTGAACGAATAG
- a CDS encoding HIT family protein: MSCFICNKHSGTTNQPPGGYIYEDDHWMVCHFPAEQSVLGQLVIESKRHFLDFSDMTDEEAKSYGYVVKKIYTILKQMTDAERIYSVITIDGVPHFHAHFIPRMSYSVTKGMTYIIQEKSCDEKEAVETALKLKEMFT, translated from the coding sequence ATGTCTTGTTTCATTTGTAATAAACATTCTGGTACCACAAACCAACCACCCGGAGGGTATATTTATGAAGATGACCATTGGATGGTCTGCCATTTTCCAGCTGAGCAATCCGTCTTAGGGCAATTGGTAATCGAATCCAAACGCCATTTTCTCGACTTTTCAGATATGACCGATGAAGAAGCGAAATCATATGGATACGTCGTCAAGAAAATATATACTATACTCAAACAAATGACAGATGCTGAACGGATCTATTCAGTGATAACGATCGATGGGGTCCCGCATTTCCATGCCCACTTCATACCTCGAATGAGTTATAGCGTTACGAAAGGTATGACGTACATCATTCAAGAGAAGTCATGTGACGAAAAAGAAGCCGTAGAAACAGCCCTGAAACTGAAAGAGATGTTTACATAG
- a CDS encoding MDR family MFS transporter, protein MKSSHNKLVLIGLMIGLIFAELDETVVSTAMPTIIRDLHGLALYGWVAGIYMLAATIFMPILGKLADIYGRKVIYLSCMGLFIAGSIVCGLAPSMTVLLIGRGIQGIGAGGLMPIALVIIGDAYPLEQRAKIQSLFGPMMIVPQLLGPTVGGYLVGHVNWHWVFLINIPVGLIAALVLGVGMRESRINEKKTIDWLGSSVLTMGLLSLLMSPVLMDNQGLAWSSPLIIGMLILGVLLLGLFIWIESRVKEPIIPLHLFRNRNVVVLSLLVFILMLGLMGGIATFPFFAQNVMGLTPTESGYLMLAFMAGAIPSSIVNGFLITKVPYRNLFIICFILPVIGIFLLTQIGIHTSVVYIVASFFTLGLGLGALFGGDNLIVQESVSKDNSGIALSTVNLIQSLGTTVGLSVFGSLLAKHIKDGVSSIGGQLPAGSAEHLATGGIPKGLSMELLLKVQTVFVDAFHNLFMISLGFIIAAFVICWFLKKEVLSSKETALQNS, encoded by the coding sequence GTGAAATCAAGTCATAATAAGCTGGTACTGATCGGACTGATGATCGGTCTCATCTTCGCTGAACTGGACGAAACAGTCGTCTCAACGGCCATGCCGACCATTATCCGTGACCTGCATGGATTGGCATTGTACGGATGGGTGGCCGGGATATACATGCTGGCGGCTACCATATTTATGCCGATCCTTGGTAAATTAGCCGATATATACGGCCGGAAGGTAATTTATTTAAGTTGCATGGGCTTATTTATCGCAGGCTCCATCGTCTGCGGACTCGCACCATCGATGACGGTGCTGCTGATTGGCCGGGGGATTCAGGGAATCGGTGCCGGTGGGCTCATGCCAATAGCTCTGGTCATCATTGGAGATGCCTACCCGCTGGAGCAAAGGGCCAAGATCCAAAGCTTATTCGGACCGATGATGATTGTGCCGCAGCTGCTTGGACCGACAGTGGGAGGTTACCTCGTCGGCCACGTGAACTGGCATTGGGTATTCCTCATCAATATTCCTGTCGGCCTGATTGCCGCCCTAGTACTTGGTGTAGGAATGCGGGAATCCCGCATCAATGAGAAGAAAACGATTGATTGGCTTGGTTCTTCCGTTCTTACCATGGGCTTGCTGTCACTACTGATGTCGCCTGTTTTGATGGATAATCAAGGCTTGGCATGGTCCTCGCCGTTAATTATAGGAATGCTGATTCTCGGCGTCCTGCTGCTTGGCTTATTTATTTGGATAGAGTCGCGTGTTAAGGAGCCGATCATTCCGCTTCACCTGTTCCGCAACCGCAATGTGGTGGTATTGTCATTACTGGTATTTATTCTGATGCTCGGACTTATGGGCGGAATTGCGACTTTCCCATTCTTTGCCCAAAATGTGATGGGATTAACCCCGACGGAATCGGGATATCTAATGCTCGCCTTTATGGCAGGCGCGATTCCCTCCAGCATCGTGAATGGTTTTCTGATTACGAAGGTTCCATACCGAAACCTGTTTATCATCTGCTTCATTCTTCCGGTCATCGGCATCTTTTTGCTGACACAGATTGGTATTCACACCTCGGTTGTATATATTGTCGCTTCGTTTTTCACCTTAGGTCTGGGACTCGGCGCTTTATTCGGAGGGGACAATTTGATCGTCCAGGAATCCGTCTCCAAGGACAACAGCGGGATTGCGCTCAGTACGGTTAATCTGATTCAATCCCTGGGTACGACTGTTGGACTCAGCGTCTTTGGCAGTTTACTTGCCAAGCATATTAAAGACGGCGTCTCTTCTATCGGCGGTCAACTGCCTGCAGGAAGTGCCGAGCACCTAGCTACGGGCGGTATTCCGAAAGGTCTGTCTATGGAACTCCTACTGAAAGTGCAGACCGTGTTCGTGGATGCATTCCACAACTTGTTCATGATTTCTCTCGGATTTATTATTGCTGCTTTTGTTATCTGCTGGTTCTTGAAAAAAGAAGTCTTATCCAGCAAAGAAACGGCTCTGCAAAATAGCTAA
- a CDS encoding efflux RND transporter periplasmic adaptor subunit — protein sequence MELAIDRKRKRIIQVVFVFFVGLLLFFTLFSNTLQSLTLPKVGTEKPTQGSIDFTIEGSGILHPLAEVKLSNTANLKVKEILVKEGELVKKGQTLIVYDTKTAEQEVKAEVTNLEKQKIEQQNIQDQFIQSNMEEDELKMRNASREIEKGKLDIAAQERKISQMRDLLTSQKQLSAPFDGIVTKINALEGLPSAGEADVIVSNSSLGYRLDITADAKYLTSLGIMVGEEIEVEVGVDSAQGQSSQTINGIIEEIANAEPRTDSTSSEETGQTITIQQKRLRIKVTNPELKGGEHASIKLAKRSLQEGWLISNDALHQDRDGLFVYKVEEQRGALGNVFVARKVRIETSETNEKETMIQSDSIYEEDMIILESSEPLQDGDRVRLQ from the coding sequence ATGGAGCTAGCGATTGATCGAAAACGCAAACGAATCATTCAGGTCGTATTCGTATTTTTTGTGGGGTTACTGTTGTTCTTTACATTGTTCAGTAACACACTGCAATCATTGACCCTGCCGAAAGTGGGAACGGAAAAACCGACGCAAGGAAGTATTGATTTTACGATCGAAGGTAGCGGTATTTTGCACCCGCTCGCTGAAGTTAAACTTTCGAATACTGCGAACTTAAAGGTTAAAGAGATTCTTGTGAAAGAAGGAGAGCTTGTTAAAAAGGGACAAACGCTCATCGTCTATGACACCAAAACGGCTGAACAAGAAGTGAAAGCTGAAGTAACCAATTTGGAAAAGCAGAAGATTGAACAACAGAATATTCAAGATCAATTCATTCAGTCGAATATGGAAGAGGATGAACTCAAAATGCGGAATGCAAGTCGCGAAATCGAAAAAGGTAAACTCGATATTGCTGCGCAGGAACGCAAAATTAGCCAGATGAGAGATCTTCTTACAAGTCAAAAGCAGTTGAGCGCGCCCTTTGACGGTATTGTAACAAAAATAAATGCCTTAGAAGGACTACCCTCCGCAGGGGAAGCAGATGTGATTGTATCGAACAGCAGTTTGGGTTACCGATTGGACATTACTGCCGATGCAAAGTATTTGACGAGCTTAGGGATCATGGTGGGAGAGGAGATTGAGGTTGAGGTTGGAGTCGATTCAGCACAGGGACAATCATCCCAAACCATCAATGGCATCATTGAAGAAATAGCGAATGCAGAGCCGCGTACTGACAGCACCTCAAGTGAAGAGACAGGTCAGACCATAACGATCCAACAGAAGAGGCTTCGTATAAAAGTCACTAACCCTGAGCTGAAAGGAGGTGAACATGCGTCGATCAAGCTCGCGAAACGCTCACTTCAAGAAGGATGGCTCATTTCTAATGATGCTCTTCATCAGGACCGCGATGGCTTGTTTGTATACAAAGTCGAAGAACAGCGGGGAGCACTCGGCAATGTTTTCGTTGCCCGCAAAGTCCGGATTGAGACCAGTGAAACGAATGAGAAAGAAACGATGATTCAATCGGATAGCATCTATGAGGAGGACATGATCATATTGGAAAGTAGTGAACCTTTACAAGATGGAGACCGTGTTCGTTTGCAATAG
- a CDS encoding LTA synthase family protein, whose protein sequence is MNKRFVNKNGPIFLFSFVLLLKSAVAWFVVFNDGPSWSIVFTEIPFFIIVFSLIEWFATKRKILYYMISNLFITLIYFAVLMYYKYYGVIATYHALQQADKVTKVGESTYSLITPYYLFIFVDIVFFLFFMFRPKYIARWKERGSRRMNRPVLIVITAVSFGLCIFNIWPNHASMNEIKKAKSMGILNYEVYTLFADTTEKDEIINSKEISQKSIDELKSITTPVSPQYWGVDKGKNLIVVQMESFQNFLIGLTLDGQEITPNLNKLAKENIYFSNFYTNAGQGTTSDAEFVVNSSFYVPKNEPATSSVYMKKAVPSLPRLLSENGYDTATFHTNDVEFWNRKELYKAIGFDKYYDQSFYGDEDHIAFGSSDEVLFAKTVPELTKLDAKNEPFYAMVMSMSAHHPFRIPEDKYNMKLPERYEGTLLGDYIRAQNYADFAMGQFLEGLKSSGLWDDSLIVFYGDHQGVPMYTLGSKERDMMEELLGHEYGYTDMFNIPFIMHSPSVDLPEKIDLTGGQIDILPTVANLLGVSVQNQLHFGEDLLNQQTNLIPLRHFLPSGSFINDNSMYVTGNAYADGLNYSLRDNTISADGSTEMQFTAAQRLLHMSNSYILQLPDLQ, encoded by the coding sequence ATGAACAAACGATTCGTTAATAAGAATGGACCTATATTTTTATTTAGCTTTGTCCTGCTTCTGAAAAGTGCCGTGGCCTGGTTTGTCGTTTTTAACGATGGTCCCAGTTGGAGCATTGTGTTTACCGAAATCCCCTTTTTTATTATTGTATTTAGTCTGATCGAATGGTTTGCAACGAAACGGAAGATCTTGTATTACATGATCTCCAATTTATTTATAACTTTGATTTATTTCGCTGTTCTGATGTATTACAAATATTATGGTGTCATAGCGACCTACCATGCCTTGCAGCAAGCGGATAAAGTCACGAAAGTGGGAGAAAGTACTTATTCTTTGATTACACCCTATTATCTGTTTATTTTCGTGGATATTGTGTTCTTTCTTTTCTTCATGTTTCGTCCGAAATATATTGCCAGATGGAAGGAAAGAGGCTCTAGACGTATGAACCGTCCGGTTCTGATCGTGATCACTGCCGTTTCCTTTGGACTCTGTATCTTTAACATCTGGCCCAATCACGCAAGCATGAATGAGATCAAAAAAGCGAAGAGCATGGGGATACTTAATTACGAGGTATATACTCTGTTTGCGGATACGACGGAAAAGGACGAGATCATTAACTCCAAGGAAATTTCACAAAAATCCATTGATGAGCTTAAAAGCATCACAACGCCTGTATCACCGCAGTATTGGGGAGTGGACAAAGGTAAAAATTTGATCGTCGTTCAAATGGAATCCTTCCAGAACTTTCTGATCGGACTGACCCTTGATGGACAAGAGATCACTCCAAATTTGAATAAGCTGGCAAAAGAAAATATATATTTCAGCAATTTCTATACGAATGCAGGTCAGGGCACAACCTCGGATGCCGAGTTCGTAGTGAATTCTTCTTTTTACGTACCCAAAAATGAACCGGCAACCTCGTCGGTATATATGAAGAAAGCAGTGCCGAGTCTGCCAAGATTACTGAGTGAAAACGGCTATGATACTGCTACTTTCCATACCAATGATGTGGAGTTCTGGAACCGTAAGGAATTATACAAGGCGATTGGTTTTGACAAATATTATGATCAGTCTTTTTATGGTGATGAAGACCATATTGCTTTTGGTTCATCAGATGAGGTATTGTTTGCCAAAACAGTACCGGAGCTTACCAAACTTGATGCAAAGAATGAGCCTTTTTATGCGATGGTCATGTCGATGAGCGCACATCATCCTTTTCGCATTCCGGAAGATAAGTACAACATGAAGCTGCCTGAGAGATACGAAGGAACGCTGCTTGGCGACTATATTCGTGCTCAGAATTATGCGGATTTTGCCATGGGACAATTCTTGGAAGGACTGAAGTCTAGCGGACTTTGGGATGACAGTCTGATTGTGTTCTATGGCGACCACCAGGGAGTACCGATGTATACCCTTGGGAGCAAAGAGAGGGACATGATGGAGGAGTTACTCGGTCATGAATATGGCTATACGGATATGTTCAACATACCGTTCATCATGCATTCCCCAAGCGTCGATCTTCCTGAAAAAATCGACTTAACAGGTGGACAGATTGATATTTTGCCTACGGTCGCGAATTTGCTTGGAGTATCGGTTCAGAATCAACTGCATTTTGGTGAAGATCTTCTGAACCAGCAGACAAATCTGATTCCGCTCAGGCACTTTTTGCCTTCAGGGTCTTTCATTAACGACAATAGCATGTATGTAACCGGTAATGCCTATGCGGATGGGCTTAACTATAGTTTAAGAGACAACACCATTTCAGCGGACGGATCAACCGAGATGCAATTTACAGCAGCGCAGCGTTTACTTCATATGTCCAACAGTTACATATTGCAGCTGCCAGATCTGCAATAA
- the asd gene encoding aspartate-semialdehyde dehydrogenase: MSEKLKVGIVGGTGMVGQRFVQLLDKHPWFKVTAIAASSSSAGKTYEESVQSRWKLSTPIPEDVKNIVVQDASKVEEVASQVDFIFCAVDMTKSEIQALEEAYAKTGTPVISNNSAHRWTPDIPMVIPEINPGHIEVIAAQRKRLGTKSGFIAVKPNCSIQSYVPALHALMDYKPTQVIASTYQAISGAGKNFTDWPDMLDNVIPYIGGEEEKSEQEPLRIWGSIVNDEIIKATSPIITTQCIRVPVTDGHLATVFASFENKPSKEEILDRWRQFKGRPQELGLPSAPKQFITYFEEDNRPQTKLDRDIERGMGVSVGRLREDSIYDYKFVGLSHNTLRGAAGGAVLIAELLKADGYIQAK; the protein is encoded by the coding sequence ATGTCAGAAAAGCTTAAAGTAGGTATTGTCGGAGGCACAGGTATGGTTGGTCAGCGCTTTGTTCAGTTGCTGGATAAGCATCCTTGGTTTAAAGTAACGGCCATTGCAGCGAGCAGCAGCTCTGCAGGTAAAACATATGAAGAATCTGTCCAAAGCAGGTGGAAGTTATCCACCCCCATTCCTGAAGATGTGAAAAACATTGTCGTACAGGATGCTTCGAAAGTGGAGGAAGTTGCCTCCCAGGTTGATTTTATTTTTTGTGCAGTGGATATGACAAAAAGCGAAATTCAAGCACTAGAAGAGGCATACGCGAAAACGGGTACACCTGTTATTTCCAATAATTCAGCGCATCGCTGGACACCAGACATACCGATGGTCATTCCGGAAATTAATCCAGGGCATATTGAAGTGATTGCTGCGCAACGAAAACGGCTGGGCACGAAATCCGGTTTTATCGCGGTTAAGCCTAACTGTTCCATTCAGAGCTATGTACCTGCACTGCATGCATTGATGGATTACAAACCAACGCAGGTGATTGCTTCGACGTATCAAGCGATTTCCGGAGCCGGTAAAAACTTTACCGATTGGCCGGATATGTTAGATAACGTCATCCCTTATATTGGCGGGGAGGAAGAGAAAAGCGAACAGGAACCACTCCGCATATGGGGCAGCATTGTAAATGATGAAATCATAAAAGCAACTTCACCTATAATTACGACGCAGTGTATTCGCGTTCCTGTAACGGATGGCCATTTAGCTACCGTATTTGCATCGTTCGAGAACAAACCTTCGAAAGAAGAAATCCTTGATCGTTGGCGTCAATTCAAGGGACGTCCGCAGGAACTGGGTCTGCCAAGCGCACCGAAGCAGTTCATCACGTATTTTGAAGAAGACAACAGACCGCAGACGAAATTGGATCGGGATATTGAACGTGGTATGGGTGTGTCGGTCGGCAGATTGCGCGAGGATTCCATTTACGATTATAAATTTGTAGGACTATCGCATAATACATTGCGTGGTGCTGCAGGCGGCGCTGTTTTGATTGCCGAACTGCTCAAAGCTGACGGGTACATTCAAGCTAAATAA
- a CDS encoding YciI family protein: MRFMMIVKATTDSEAGVLPSQELIDAMMKYNEELVKAGVLLAADGLQPSTSGIRISYPEPGGKPKVIDGPFTEAKEMIAGYTLIEVKSREEAIEWALRMPDPHGNGQGQIELRQVFEAEDLTDNPESLAKEAALRQQVEELKKA, translated from the coding sequence ATGAGATTTATGATGATTGTCAAAGCAACAACAGATTCAGAGGCCGGAGTTTTGCCCAGCCAGGAGCTTATTGACGCCATGATGAAGTATAATGAGGAGTTGGTAAAGGCTGGTGTACTGCTCGCTGCCGATGGTTTACAGCCCAGTACAAGCGGAATTCGAATTTCCTATCCGGAGCCCGGGGGCAAACCGAAGGTTATTGATGGCCCGTTCACAGAGGCAAAAGAAATGATTGCGGGATATACGCTGATTGAAGTTAAATCCAGAGAAGAAGCCATAGAATGGGCGCTGCGTATGCCGGACCCCCATGGAAACGGCCAAGGTCAAATTGAGCTAAGACAAGTGTTCGAGGCGGAGGACTTAACGGATAATCCGGAATCTTTGGCGAAAGAAGCAGCACTGCGCCAGCAGGTTGAGGAGCTGAAAAAGGCGTAA
- a CDS encoding GNAT family N-acetyltransferase: MFRELTSSELDAILSSIHREQHFLYYSYLTHRKHNTVHYGQFTDKGELLGVMAYLWGLPFYAFSVYPMKKSFCLRSMLSFIKIELELPNDAVGGFIINEEEMGILSSQIEFFKPPKKLLLMKHLHQEALPPADHRVMRLGTSYFELIESKMKELQTMAFTKEELSNPFYGVLEQEELIAVGGYHIYSEDYVELGNIGTDAAWRRQGYGKKVCAELTRDGRSVTPNVYLNVIEENVGAIGLYRSIGYEAICTQYIVDFVI; encoded by the coding sequence ATGTTTCGCGAATTAACGTCATCTGAGTTGGACGCAATTTTGAGTTCGATCCATAGGGAGCAGCATTTTCTATACTATTCATACCTTACACACCGTAAGCATAATACAGTACATTACGGACAGTTTACAGACAAGGGTGAGCTGCTCGGCGTGATGGCCTATCTATGGGGACTTCCGTTTTATGCTTTTTCCGTGTATCCCATGAAGAAGTCATTTTGTCTCCGGTCCATGCTGTCATTCATAAAAATAGAACTTGAACTTCCTAACGATGCTGTTGGCGGCTTTATTATCAATGAAGAAGAGATGGGAATTCTCTCCTCTCAGATTGAGTTCTTCAAGCCTCCTAAAAAACTGCTTCTCATGAAGCATTTACATCAGGAAGCCTTGCCGCCGGCTGATCATCGGGTCATGCGATTGGGAACGTCTTATTTTGAGCTTATTGAGTCGAAAATGAAAGAACTACAAACAATGGCATTTACAAAAGAAGAATTAAGTAACCCGTTTTATGGCGTGCTGGAACAAGAGGAATTGATCGCAGTAGGCGGATATCATATTTACAGTGAGGATTACGTCGAACTGGGGAATATCGGAACAGACGCTGCATGGAGAAGACAAGGGTACGGTAAAAAGGTGTGCGCTGAGCTAACCCGTGACGGTAGATCCGTTACGCCAAATGTATATCTGAATGTCATCGAAGAGAATGTTGGAGCAATAGGACTTTATCGGTCGATCGGTTACGAAGCTATTTGCACTCAATACATTGTTGATTTTGTAATCTAA
- a CDS encoding alpha/beta fold hydrolase — translation MYAVTSKDGTKIAYDKVGQGPALILVAGAFSYRKFPGQVQLANLLSEQFTVYNYDRRGRGDSGDTQPYAITREIEDLQAMIDEAGGSAYVWGLSSGAVLALQAAASGVNITKLALHEPPFVVDPADRIVPTHFFGHVSELIADNRRAEAIKYFMTKGMGAPSFVIGMMRLMPGVWSKLLAVAHTLPYDAALLDGYMDGKPLPANSWSEVKIPTLVLEGTESPASLRHGAQALAGMLPHAQLLSKKGLGHTKQLNTKIISSELRAFFNENF, via the coding sequence ATGTACGCAGTAACTTCAAAAGATGGTACCAAGATTGCATATGACAAGGTTGGTCAAGGGCCGGCACTCATACTGGTAGCAGGTGCGTTCAGCTACAGGAAATTTCCTGGGCAGGTACAGCTGGCGAATCTATTGTCCGAGCAATTTACAGTCTACAACTATGACCGCCGTGGCCGCGGGGATAGTGGGGACACACAGCCATATGCCATAACCCGCGAAATTGAGGATCTTCAGGCAATGATTGACGAAGCTGGCGGCTCGGCATATGTATGGGGATTGTCATCCGGAGCAGTACTTGCCCTTCAAGCAGCAGCGAGCGGAGTAAATATTACGAAGTTGGCATTACATGAACCCCCATTTGTAGTTGATCCTGCGGACCGCATAGTACCGACTCATTTCTTCGGACATGTTTCCGAACTTATTGCCGATAATCGCCGCGCCGAAGCCATTAAGTACTTTATGACCAAAGGAATGGGCGCACCCTCGTTCGTCATCGGCATGATGCGCCTGATGCCGGGAGTATGGTCTAAACTCTTGGCCGTTGCACACACTCTTCCCTACGATGCAGCTTTGCTCGACGGGTATATGGATGGGAAGCCACTACCTGCCAATTCATGGAGCGAAGTGAAAATACCAACACTGGTACTGGAAGGCACTGAGAGTCCAGCCTCCTTGCGTCATGGCGCCCAGGCACTGGCGGGCATGCTCCCCCATGCGCAGCTGTTGAGTAAAAAGGGACTCGGCCATACCAAGCAACTCAATACAAAAATCATTTCATCGGAGTTGAGAGCTTTTTTTAATGAAAATTTCTAA